The stretch of DNA GCACCTCCGGCTCCCCCCGGAGCCCGGCGCTCGCGAGGCGCAATGGGACAACCTGTAGCACGAAAATCCAGGGTTTCAAGCCCGTCGGGGTCTGGCCGGGCAGCCCGCGCCTGCCAAGCCTTCGCGCTCCGGTCGGGGGAGGGGTGCGCCCTTCCCGGCGGCGCGGGGGAACGGTTGGGAAGGGGGGGCCTCCTTCTGCTGCAACGCGTCCTCCCGGTCGTCGATCAACTCGGTCAGGACACCGTTGAGTTTCCGGGGGTCGAGGAAAGCGAACTCGCAGTTGCGGAAGGGCCTGGCCACCATGCCCCTGTCATCCGGGAGGAACGGGTATCCCTGTGTCTGGAGCTCGGCTACGGCCGCGCGGGTGTTCTCCACGTTCAGGCCAAGCAGCATCAGGCCTTCGCCGTGCTTCTCGATCCAGCGTGCCACGGGCCCGTCCGGAGTCGTGGAGGCCATGAGCTCCACCCCCACCTCGCCGATCCAGTAGCGAGCTACGCGAATCTGCTCCGGCTCGTGCACGTAGGCGTCGTCGGGCCCCGACTTGCCCAGGACAGGCTCCCACGCCTTGCGGGCGGTCTCCAGATCCCGCACGGCGATGCACAGGTGGTCGAGGCGTTTCACGTGCATCGGCAGCTCCCTTGAAAGGGCTCCAGCAGGCCGGCTCAGAGCCACGAGGCAATGTGTGTGTCGAGGACCGGTACCTGGGTCCAGCCCCCCTCGATCCTGAAGGGAGAGAGGGGGTGTGGGGTCATGGTCGGTGCTTCTCGTCTCCGGTCGGTCCCTTCTACCCCAGCAACTCCTCCGCCGGCTCCTCCAGTCGGGACCCGGCCGCCCGGAGGCCCCGCAGCGAGAGCTCCACCTGGCTCTGGCCGCGCCAGGTGCGGGCCTCGGGCACGTAGGCGACATCCACCGTGCGCCCACTCAGTTCCCCGGCGCGGGCCGCCAACGTGGGAGCCGCAGGGCCGGCGGGCTCGGCGCCCCTGCGCTCCAGCCACTTCTTTCCGGAAAACCGCCGCCCCTCCTGCTCCAGACGCAAGAGGACCCCCTTGCCCCCCAGATCCCTCGCGTCGAGCACGGTCACGCCCCGGGAGACGAGCACGGGCGCCGGGTTTCCCACGCCGAAGGGCTCCAGGCGCTCCAGCTCCCGGACGGATGCCAGCGTGAGCTCCCCAAACCTAGCTTCGCCGTCCCCCGCAAGCGCGGGGATGAGGTCTTCGTCGTCCAGGGCGCGGCGGGCCGCCTGCTCGAACGCCTCCCGAAACGCCCCAATCCGTTCCGGGGCTACCCCGAGCCCTGCGGCCGCGCGGTGCCCCCCGAAGCGCTCCAGCACACCCGCGCACTGGGCGAGGGCACCATAGAGGTCGAACCCCCGGATGGACCGGGCGGAACCCTTGGCGGTACCGGAGGCTCCGTCCAGGGCGATGACCACGCTGGGCCGGTGGTAGGTCTCGGCGAGCCGCGATGCGACGATGCCGATCACGCCCTCGTGCCACCCCTCGCCCGCCACCACAAGCGAGAAGGCGCCCCGGCGAAGCCACCCTCCCCGCTCCACAACCGCCCGGGCGGCGTCAAGGACCCGGGCTTCCTCCCTGCGGCGGTCCTCGTTGAGCTCGTGGAGCGTGCGGGCGGTCTCCTCCAGCGCCGCCTCGGGCCCGGTTCCCAGCAGGAGCGCCAGCGCGCGGTCGGCGCTGGCCATCCGGCCGGAGGCGTTGAGGCGGGGCCCGAGCTGGAAGCTGATGCGCCCCGCCGAGATCGCGTCGTCCCCCTGGAGACCCATGGCCCGCAGGAGCGCGCGCAGCCCGGGGCGCCGCCCCGGGCCGTTGAGCCGGGCGAGCCCCCCCGCCACGAGCACCCGGTTGACCCCCGTGAGGGGCGCCATGTCGGCCACCGTGCCCAGGGCCACCAGGTCCAGGAGGTGGCGCACGTCGGGCTCGGGGCGGCCGGAAAACCACCCGGCGTCCCGCAGGCGCCGGCGCACGGCCGCGGCGAGGTTCCAGGCCACGCCGACCCCCGCGAGCATGGGTTCGGGGTAGGCGCACCCGGGGAGCTTGGGATTGACCACGGCCAGGGCTTGGGGAAGCTCGTTCCCCGGGGTGTGGTGGTCGGTCACGATCAAGTCGACCCCGAGTTCCCGAGCCAGGCGGGCCTCGGCCACGGCGTTGATCCCGCAGTCGGCGGTGACCACCACGCGCCCCCCCTGGGCCGCCATCTCCCGCAGGGCGTCGGCGTGCAGGCCGTACCCCTCCCGGTCCCTGCGCGGCAGCCAGGTCTGCACCGGGATGCCGCAGGCCTGGAAGAACTCGCCCAAGAGGGCAGCAGAAGTGACGCCGTCCACGTCGTAGTCCGTGTAGACCCACACGGACTCTCCCCCGCGAGCCGCCTGGGTCAGGCGCGCCGCCGCGCGATCCATGCCCGGCAGGAGGGAAGGATCGGGCAGGGCCCCCAGGGAAGGAGAGAGGAACGCCTGGACCTCTTCGGAGCCGGCGAAGCCCCGGGCGGCCAGCACCGCCGCCGTCAGCCCCGAAACGCCCGAAGCCCGGGAGATGCGCTCCCGGGCTTCGGCGTCGGACTCTCGAAGGAGCCAGCGGCGCAGCATCCCAGGGTTCAGGAGGCTGACCGGACGACCTTGCCGGGCCGGTGGGCGCGCTGCTCGAGCCACAGCACCAGGGGGTTCGCCACGTAGATGGAGGAGTAGGTGCCCACCAGGATCCCCACCAGGAGGGCAAAGGCGAAATCGTGGATCACGCCGCCCCCGAAGACGAAGAGGGCCGCCACCACCAGGAGCGTCGTGCCCGAGGTGAGAATCGTGCGGCTGAGCGTCTGGTTGACGCTCGCGTTGATGATCTCCCTCAAGCTGCCCTTGCCCCCGGCCTTCTTGATGTTCTCCCGGATCCGGTCGAAGACCACGATGGTGTCGTTGAGCGAGTAGCCCACGATGGTGAGGAGCGCCGCGAGCGTGGTCAGGTCGAACTGCTTGTTGAAGAGGGAAAAGGCCCCGACGGTGAGGATGACGTCGTGGAAGGTGGCGGCGATGGCGGCCAGGCCGAAGCGCAGCTCGAAGCGCCACCAGATGTAGAGCAGGATCGCCCCCATGGAGAAGAGCACCGCCAGGAGTCCTTTTTCCCGCAGGTCCTGGCCCACCTTGGGCCCCACCATCTCCACCCGCCGGACCTCGATCCCCTCGCCCCCCAGGGATGAAGCCAGGGCATCGCGCACCCGGCGGGAGAGCCCCTCGAGCTCTTCGGAGCTCTGCTCGAGCTGGATGATGTACTCGTCCTCCTCGCCGAAGGACTGCACCTGGAGGGCCCCTTCCACCACGCTTCCCAGCACACCGCGGATCTGCTCGGTGCTGACCGGCTTTTCGAACCGGAGCTGGATGAGGGTGCCCCCCGCGAAGTCGATGCCGTAGCGGGGTCCCCCTCGGGCGACCAGGCTCAACACCGACACCGCGATCAGGACGAGGCTGACGCCGATGAACAGCCGCGACTTCCCCAGGAAGTCGAAGTGGGTATCCGGGCGGATGAGCTCCATGTCGTGTCCTCAGCTAACCAATGCTCAGGCGGCGCAAGCCCGGCCGGCGCAGCATCCAGTCGAAGACGACCCGGGTGCCGACGATGGCCGTGAACATGCTGGCCAGAATTCCGATGGAGAGGGTCACCGCGAAGCCCTTCACGGGACCGGTGCCGTACTGCCACAGGACGGCCGCCGCGATGAACGTGGTGACGTTGGCGTCGAGGATGGTGGAGAGCGCCTTGGCGTAGCCGCCCTCCACCGCGCTCGACGGGGTCTTTCCCAGGCGCAGTTCCTCGCGGATGCGCTCGAAGATGAGCACGTTGGCGTCCACCGCCATGCCGATGGTCAACACGATGCCGGCGATGCCGGGCAGGGTCAGGGTGGCGCGAAACGCTGCCAAGGCCCCCATGATGAGGATCAGGTTGAGCACCAGGGCCAGGTCGGCAATGAGGCCCGACGCCCCGTAGTAGAGCACGATGAAGAGCACCACCAGTGCCCCCCCCACGATCATGGCCATGAGCCCCGCCCGGATCGAGTCCTGACCCAGGGAGGGCCCCACGGTGCGCCGCTCCAGGATGGACACGGGGGCCGGAAGGCTCCCGGACCGGAGCGCAATCGTGAGGTCCCGGGCCTCGTCCATGGTGAACCGGCCGGTGATCTGGGCCCGGCCGCCGCCGATGCGCTCCCGGATGACCGGGGCGGACTGGACCACCCCGTCGAGCACGATGGCCATGCGCCGGTTGACGTTCTCGCCGGTGATGCGCTCGAAGACCCGCGCCCCGCGGCCGTCGAACTGGAGGGTCACGTAGGGCTCGTTGTACTGGGGGTCGATCTGGACGCGGGCGTCGGTAATCACGTCGCCCGTCATGAGCACGCGCTTCTGGACGAGGTGCGGCACCCGGCGGATGACCTGGCGGGTCAGGGGATCCACCTCGTGCTCGTTGAGAATCTCGGAGCCCGAGGGGAGGCCGTCGCGCAGCGCTTGATCCACCCCGACGGTCTCGTCCAGGAGCCGAAACTCCAGCTGGGCGGTCTTGCCGATGAGCTGGATGGCGCGCTCGGGATCCCGGATGCCCGGGAGCTGGATCAAGATGCGCCGGTCCCCCTGGGGCACGATGGCGGGCTCGGAGACGCCGAACTGGTCCACCCGGTTTCGAATGGTCTCGATGCCCTGGGCCACCGCGTACTCCTCGATGCGGGCCGCCTCGTCCCGGGAAAATTCCACCGTGAGGGTCACCCCGGCTTCCGCGTCGTCCCTTCCCCGGACCTGGAGCCCCGGGTAGTCCTTGCGCAGCAGCGCCAGCACCGCGTCGGCGGCCTCGCCGTCGCGGGCCGCGATGCGAAGCTCTCGGCCCGTCGCCTCCACGGTGCGGGCGCGGATGCGCTCCTCGCGAAGGGTCTCGCGCAGCTCGCCCGCAACGCGCTCCAGGGAGTTTTCCAC from Thermodesulfobacteriota bacterium encodes:
- a CDS encoding VOC family protein, with amino-acid sequence MHVKRLDHLCIAVRDLETARKAWEPVLGKSGPDDAYVHEPEQIRVARYWIGEVGVELMASTTPDGPVARWIEKHGEGLMLLGLNVENTRAAVAELQTQGYPFLPDDRGMVARPFRNCEFAFLDPRKLNGVLTELIDDREDALQQKEAPPSQPFPRAAGKGAPLPRPEREGLAGAGCPARPRRA
- the recJ gene encoding single-stranded-DNA-specific exonuclease RecJ, encoding MLRRWLLRESDAEARERISRASGVSGLTAAVLAARGFAGSEEVQAFLSPSLGALPDPSLLPGMDRAAARLTQAARGGESVWVYTDYDVDGVTSAALLGEFFQACGIPVQTWLPRRDREGYGLHADALREMAAQGGRVVVTADCGINAVAEARLARELGVDLIVTDHHTPGNELPQALAVVNPKLPGCAYPEPMLAGVGVAWNLAAAVRRRLRDAGWFSGRPEPDVRHLLDLVALGTVADMAPLTGVNRVLVAGGLARLNGPGRRPGLRALLRAMGLQGDDAISAGRISFQLGPRLNASGRMASADRALALLLGTGPEAALEETARTLHELNEDRRREEARVLDAARAVVERGGWLRRGAFSLVVAGEGWHEGVIGIVASRLAETYHRPSVVIALDGASGTAKGSARSIRGFDLYGALAQCAGVLERFGGHRAAAGLGVAPERIGAFREAFEQAARRALDDEDLIPALAGDGEARFGELTLASVRELERLEPFGVGNPAPVLVSRGVTVLDARDLGGKGVLLRLEQEGRRFSGKKWLERRGAEPAGPAAPTLAARAGELSGRTVDVAYVPEARTWRGQSQVELSLRGLRAAGSRLEEPAEELLG
- the secF gene encoding protein translocase subunit SecF, which codes for MELIRPDTHFDFLGKSRLFIGVSLVLIAVSVLSLVARGGPRYGIDFAGGTLIQLRFEKPVSTEQIRGVLGSVVEGALQVQSFGEEDEYIIQLEQSSEELEGLSRRVRDALASSLGGEGIEVRRVEMVGPKVGQDLREKGLLAVLFSMGAILLYIWWRFELRFGLAAIAATFHDVILTVGAFSLFNKQFDLTTLAALLTIVGYSLNDTIVVFDRIRENIKKAGGKGSLREIINASVNQTLSRTILTSGTTLLVVAALFVFGGGVIHDFAFALLVGILVGTYSSIYVANPLVLWLEQRAHRPGKVVRSAS
- the secD gene encoding protein translocase subunit SecD, with translation MNVSLKWRATLVAAFAVLGVLFLAPTLMGPDARLPGFLPQERLHLGLDLQGGMHLVLEVETERAVENSLERVAGELRETLREERIRARTVEATGRELRIAARDGEAADAVLALLRKDYPGLQVRGRDDAEAGVTLTVEFSRDEAARIEEYAVAQGIETIRNRVDQFGVSEPAIVPQGDRRILIQLPGIRDPERAIQLIGKTAQLEFRLLDETVGVDQALRDGLPSGSEILNEHEVDPLTRQVIRRVPHLVQKRVLMTGDVITDARVQIDPQYNEPYVTLQFDGRGARVFERITGENVNRRMAIVLDGVVQSAPVIRERIGGGRAQITGRFTMDEARDLTIALRSGSLPAPVSILERRTVGPSLGQDSIRAGLMAMIVGGALVVLFIVLYYGASGLIADLALVLNLILIMGALAAFRATLTLPGIAGIVLTIGMAVDANVLIFERIREELRLGKTPSSAVEGGYAKALSTILDANVTTFIAAAVLWQYGTGPVKGFAVTLSIGILASMFTAIVGTRVVFDWMLRRPGLRRLSIG